A window of Nerophis ophidion isolate RoL-2023_Sa linkage group LG17, RoL_Noph_v1.0, whole genome shotgun sequence contains these coding sequences:
- the LOC133535815 gene encoding uncharacterized protein LOC133535815, whose translation MDDKLIQAVFDYPQLYDVTLVNYRQRESRASAWTNISVSLGLPVDECKRKWKNLRDRYLKEVRLEVRNKKQGEASRSKWRYRQRMNFIAPFTGSNSGVADVCEDEDDDNKGETTPSEKARTPPIAKSAGGQADTKSLAALIRSLPSPDTRTANMPPQTGKSGRKRQPEQNLPLSVASPPKWAAKESGLSLPSRPRDEDELFLLSFVPALKRLAPQRRCETKMKIQQIMYEAEFNMEQVERREKKHPG comes from the exons ATGGACGACAAGTTAATACAGGCCGTCTTTGACTACCCGCAGCTCTACGACGTCACTTTAGTCAACTACCGCCAAAGGGAAAGTCGAGCGAGCGCCTGGACGAACATCAGCGTCTCGCTGGGACTCCCGG TGGACGAGTGTAAGAGGAAATGGAAGAACTTGAGAGACCGCTACTTAAAAGAAGTCCGCCTGGAGGTTCGCAACAAGAAGCAAGGGGAGGCGAGCCGAAGCAAATGGAGGTACAGACAACGCATGAACTTCATCGCTCCGTTTACCGGATCCAACAGTGGAGTGGCGGATGTGTGcgaggacgaggacgacgacAACAAAGGTGAAACGACGCCCTCGGAGAAGGCCAGGACGCCACCCATCGCTAAAAGCGCCGGAGGTCAAGCTGACACCAAGTCTCTGGCGGCGCTCATCAGGAGTCTCCCCTCTCCTGACACCCGCACGGCCAACATGCCTCCTCAAACGGGCAAAAGCGGGCGAAAACGGCAGCCGGAACAGAACCTTCCCTTAAGCGTGGCGTCGCCGCCAAAATGGGCGGCGAAAGAAAGCGGCCTGTCGCTTCCCAGCAGGCCTCGGGACGAGGACGAACTGTTCCTGTTGAGCTTCGTCCCTGCGCTCAAGAGACTGGCTCCTCAGAGGAGATGCGAGACCAAGATGAAGATCCAGCAGATCATGTACGAGGCGGAGTTCAACATGGAACAGGTGGAGCGACGGGAGAAGAAGCATCCCGGCTGA